From the Pseudobacteriovorax antillogorgiicola genome, the window AAAAAAGCGCATCACCTCAGGCCTCGTGGGTGCAGCACCTGTAACCAGCATACGGCAACGATCGAGACCGAGCTTGGTTCTCAATTTCTTGCCCACCAGGATGTCTGATATTTTAGCCGGTAGTTTTTGGTCATTTCGGGCGAAAATATGATCACCCTGGATACGACTTTCACCAAGCCGTCGTGCTAGGCTAAAAATTGCCCGTTTGACTGGGGACGCCACAAGCAAGCCAGCGTTAATTTTTTCGTAGATTTTTTCCCAAAGACGAGGAACACAAAGGAGAATTGTCGGTCGGCAGCGAACCAGATCTTCAGCGAGAGTGTCAATGGATCGGGCGAAAGCGACTTCTGATCCACTCACGATTGAACCGACAACAACCAACATACGTTCTGCTACGTGGCTCAATGGAAGAAACGAGAAGAAGCGATCTACTTCGCCATCATCGCGCTTTAGAATATCGTAAGTAGGCTTGACCCCTTCGGCAAAGTTTTTGTGAGAATGGACAACACCTTTAGGCCGCCCCGTGGTACCTGACGTATATATAATAGTCGCCACATCGTCGTCTTTTAGATCGATAGGGTTTTCGATGGCGAGTTTTTTTTCTTTGCGAATATCGGCCATAGCCGTGATGGGAGACTTAAATCCATCTGCCTGTTGTTTGCTACCACGATCAAAGGTTACAACTCCTTCTAAATTCAACTCCTTGACCATCTCTGCCCGATCAAGGGTATCGACAATCAAGAAGCTCGATTCTGAGTGTTCCATGATGTAGGTAACATCATTCTGAGACGCGGTTGCATAGACAGGCACCGTCACGGCTCCAAGGCTCATGATTGCCATGTCAGTGATCAACCATTCAGGTCTGTTACCAGATAGAAGCGCAATCTTATCGCCTTTTTTCACCCCTTTTGAACGTAGCCACCCCGCCAGGATACAAACCTCCTCGCGATACTTTCTCCAGGTCATGTCCACCCATTTGCGATCCCGTGGCCGGCAGTAATGAAACGCCCGCTCCCTGGCTAGATGATGAGCCCGTTCAAAAAATATCTGAGGTAAAAACCGCGCCTCTGACATCTGATCCCCCCAATTAAACAGTTGTCCCTGAAAAGGCCAGATTATGGCCCCTCGAGTTCAAATCTACAAGAACTTTGTCGTTCGCAACTTTATTTCACATATTGTAAACGCCCTAAAGTAAACCGTATTTCTGCCGAAAACAAAAGAAATTCTATGGAAAGCAGATGAAAGTAATCATTTTCGCATCTTGCCTCTTGCTCACGGGTTGCGTTACCACCTCAAAGGCCCCACAAGGCCTGACGGAAAACTGCTTTTGTGGCACGATTACCGATGGTTCCCAAGCAATCTGCGCCGTATGGGATCAGGAAGACGACCTTCAGCGAAGTCAAATGCTACTAGGTTCAAATCCCGGCACTTGCAACCAGCAGGCTTGCCAGAAGCTGACTACGGGAGTTTGTCGGCGCTGGACCTCGTGGAGCCACTTAAACCCGAAATACACGTCTCTCGATATAAAAAGTCCTTGTTATTGCGATGAGTTGGTCATAGCCTTCGGCGATGAAATCATTCGTGTTTGCGCTGCCTGGCAGGACGGAGACTCTCATTTGTTAGAGTACTACGCGATTGAACCATGCCAGCCTTCCCGTTGTCAGCAAGAGCCTTTCTACAAAGCTCCCCAATATTGCACCCTTGGCTTCCA encodes:
- a CDS encoding AMP-dependent synthetase/ligase, which codes for MSEARFLPQIFFERAHHLARERAFHYCRPRDRKWVDMTWRKYREEVCILAGWLRSKGVKKGDKIALLSGNRPEWLITDMAIMSLGAVTVPVYATASQNDVTYIMEHSESSFLIVDTLDRAEMVKELNLEGVVTFDRGSKQQADGFKSPITAMADIRKEKKLAIENPIDLKDDDVATIIYTSGTTGRPKGVVHSHKNFAEGVKPTYDILKRDDGEVDRFFSFLPLSHVAERMLVVVGSIVSGSEVAFARSIDTLAEDLVRCRPTILLCVPRLWEKIYEKINAGLLVASPVKRAIFSLARRLGESRIQGDHIFARNDQKLPAKISDILVGKKLRTKLGLDRCRMLVTGAAPTRPEVMRFFGSFGMRIREVYGLTENLCLGVLNDSEEVVIGSCGKPFPGNEIKIAEDDEILFRAHWNFDGYYKNPEATAEVLKDGWFHTGDLGKLDSDGRLRIVGRKKELLKTSGGKYVAPVPIEDSIKAEPCVAEAMVVGDERKYCVALISLNEEVIAGKDPSEYKEALKKHLESVNSPLASFETVKRVGVLKQGFSVEDGSLTPTLKVKRAVVADKKSNFIEKLYHSEDAVIFE